Sequence from the Aspergillus nidulans FGSC A4 chromosome III genome:
AGACCGGCGGAATCATCCTCCGCAACTGCAGTCCTTGAGCGCAAGAAACTCCGACTCCAGGTCCGGGGTAGACGGCTGCCAGCAAACTCGCTCCGGCTTATTTAACGCCGTCTTGGGAGGCGGAAATGGACAGCACTGCGGAGTCCCTGCGACCTGAAGTCCTGGAAAACTCATAGAAGACTGGCACCGTGGGATTCTGACTCTGTAGCAGCCGTTGTCTCCATCGCGGAACGCGGTGTAACAGGCAACGGCCAGGCCAGCCTGCATTCCTGTCCATTCCGCAGTCGATGTGCGGAGTGGCAGAAGAAGGTATTCCGGTCGCTCTTGCCAAGTCTTCACAGAGCAGGCTGAGCAGGCAGTGCATGCAGCCAGTCGATTCCTGTCGGGGACGTCTGCCTCTGGAGTGACGCCAGGGTCGTCGTAGTGGTACTAGTGAAACCTCTGGGTTGCAGTACCAGTGACGTATTCCTAGGTTGAATGGGTCTAATATCAAATGCATGACTCGACTTCAACGCAGCGCGCCATTTTGCCTAGACTCAAGTCACAGGTGCTGTTGCCTGTACTTAGACCTGCGACTTGGCCCGTCGATCTGGTTTCGCTTCCCAGAGGGTAGTCGAATCATTGAATTGATCTATTGATCTATTGAAACTGAGCCATGAAATCGAACCGTGATATCGAACCATGAATCGAATCAGAGTTTGATTCATCGATCATAGACAAGCCTGAAACCATGCCGAGTCAGACGTAAAGGGAAATATCCCAGAATCAGACCCAGATCCTGGCTCCGTGCAAGTTTTGGCATCGTCGATCATGTCTCGGGAGCGATAATCAATCAGTCAATCAACTGCGGAGGCCAAGATGCGGGTGCAGCACGAGACCTCATTATCCAGGCCGAGGCGGTCCTGAATTTTGGACAGAGACATGCAGGCAAGTCTCCCGTCACTGAAATCACAGGAGTCTGAGAAAGTTTGTTCTATCGCCGCCAAGCAATTGCGATGGACAGGGCGTGCTTGGCATCCCTTGTATGACGGGAACGAGTGTTGGACAATGTATAGGGAATCTGTAAGGTTACGTAGTAATTGACTACTCTGAGTCGTTGTACAGATACAGTGACTACAGTGACCGTATTCATTCTATGTCTTGGCTCTGCTGGGTACTCTGTCTATCCCACCGTATACCCCGCTGCGGCCGATCCAATAGCTCTTCGGCGACACTGAGAGATACAGAGAGACAGAAATCCAGTTAGAGTCAAGGAGTTCAATATCAGGCGTCGAGTCTTAGACACTCAGACTCAGTTATTGCTACACGGCCAAGACCCCTGCTATGCATTCCTATCGGCATCGAGGTCTTCGGTGAGAATGACGAATTGTTTGTTTTGCTACCTAGATAGATAACACATCTCTTGGCGAAGAATGCACGGAGTCTTCCATACACGGGCTCGGCCTAGAACTGCGATGCCTAGATATGGAACCCCAAAAACCAACCAAGACACCGAAATCTAAAAATGCATCCAGGCGCAATgcactgccactgccgctgGCACTGCCGTTGGCATTCACCTGAAGATCGAccaaaaacctggagtagTAACCGCTTCATCCTAACCCCACGGTGTCACCCCATAGATAGATTCGACTTTGCCGTGTCGACCAAAGGCAGCAACGTTACTCCATAGGTCTACGGATCATTGTCGATGACTATTTCCGGGGGATCGACGCGATTCGCATGACTCCCTTCCAAATCATCGCCTTGGCATTCTATTCAGGGTTTCTTTGCGGAGTATGGAGTACTGTTGAGTGAAACTATGCAAGGCGCTGCGCATATTTTGGGATCGACCAGTCTTGGCTATGGCGGCTGCCGTTTAGAGAAGGCAGTGTCTTATCTCTCGGCCGGGTTGATTTACATAACTATGTGTGCTAAGCGAACCCAGTGCTTGATAGGCTTGGAATGGTATGGATGGCGCAATTCTCCAGCAATGCGAGGATCCCTGTTTACCTAGGATCTGCTTGTGCTGAGTGCTCGTGGAGTAAGAGCGAAAATACGACGAGCGAGCGTTGGCGGCTCATTGATGCCTGAGGTCTCGGCTCTGGAAGTCTATCGTACGGCCAATAGGTATGCCCTAAGTAGGATGGTGCTTACCAAAATGTTGATACATATATCAAGTCAGCTTGGGTTAGAATGCCAGGTGATCTCGCCCAAGATACTCGACAGCCTAGGCCAGGATAGTCTATCAGCTGTATACTAAGCATGAAATCTAGTTGGCAATACTTGGTATTTGATTCGAACTCTGTGCTAGATTATATATGTTGACGAGTGCACTTATAGGGAAGCATTAGAGACAGGGTTCTCCCGACTTGCAAGGTCATTGATAAGACGGGGACTCGGATATCATGTTGCTCTAGACGAGAGCTCATGCATTATTACCGTGGTGAAGGAACGACTCTTGTTATTGAACGATTCTATCACTATCCGCGTCGAAATCACTGATATACTGGTGTCCCAGCAATAAGCTCAATTGGGCCGGGCTTGGGTATTAGTCGTCATATCTAAGGCCCTGGATGGCCAACATGGCTTGCGGGCGTTATATAGACATCGTATAAACTTCGTTAACATTATAGTATGCTTCGAACAATCACCTCAGCACAGCGTTAATCTGATAGACAGGACAAGATAGGATCTAGGGCTTTCTGGCCTCGTACAACCTTAACTTCACGCCCATCCCCGGCGTTCCCACAATCTCCGATTTATGGAACTGCCTCTCCCAATCTCCAACATACTCGATCCGCTCATACCTCTGCAGGATCCTCACAATGGTATACCCCATCTCTGCAAGCGCAAAATTCTGCCCGATACAGATCCGCGGCCCACCATTGAACGGGACGTAGTGCCATGGCTTCGGAGACCATACCTCCCACCGCTCTGGTGAGAATATAGCCGGGTCCGCAAACTTCTCAGAAACAGGAGGATAGAGGTCTGCGCGGCGTTGCATGGCGTATGTGGAGTAGGCCACTGCGTCACCTTTCAGGATTGTTATCGGGAGATCGCCGTTTACTCCGCCGCCTATAGGGAGGGTTGTGTCTGTTAGGGCGAAGCGGATGTTGTAGGGCACGGCTGGATAGAGGCGGAGGACTTCGTTGATGGTGTGCCGGAGGTAGGGCATATTTTTGAGGTCGTCGTATGTAGGAGCGCGAGTGGGGCCGACCTTGTCGAGGATCTCGGCGCGGAGCTTCGAGTAGGCTTCTGGATAATGGGAGAGTTCGTAAAAAGCCCAGGAAAGGGTTGCAGCGGTGGTATCACGGCCGGCGAGAAGAATTGATACAACTTGGTCGCGGATAGTCTTGGGACTGCGGGTGTAGTTGGCTAGGGCATGGAGGAAGGTGAATGATTTATCGGAGCTCTTGAGATCGTCCGCTTGAAAGCCCAGTGTGTCATGAACGAATGGCCAAACAAAGTCATTGATCACTTTCAGTCCTTGGTTGTACCTCCCGCGTGGGTATAGATACTGGGCAGGACTGCATTCGTTAGTTAGCCCATATTTCCTCATTGTGGCACGTACCCGAGCATTGTAAGCAGAGTCTGTATGCGCTGGACGTCTGCAAAAGCCAGGGCAAAGTCGGCTTGTGGGTTCTcgaggctgttgatgccCTTTCCTAGCAGGAACTCGGTGATAGCATCGAGGGTCATTCGGTAGAACAGGTCCACGACGTCTGTTGGCTCGCCACAAGGACTGTATAAACTCAGCATCGTTTGGGTTTTGCGTTCAAAGATATCAAGGTCGCTGATCCGGTCCTTGATAA
This genomic interval carries:
- a CDS encoding cytochrome P450 (transcript_id=CADANIAT00005547), yielding MSQMDPKIYLLLFLSPVLAFSGLILIYILTRPIRLFLYDRRFYLKGGIHAPMIPRDIISVTRFFFAVVKAQNEHRLYEFFKKSLEHGDPASPNCVESNIFGSFRVIQTREPEHLKAVLTGKFADFGKGELFHKLWIPFLGDSIFTTDGKEWQGSRNLIRPMFIKDRISDLDIFERKTQTMLSLYSPCGEPTDVVDLFYRMTLDAITEFLLGKGINSLENPQADFALAFADVQRIQTLLTMLGPAQYLYPRGRYNQGLKVINDFVWPFVHDTLGFQADDLKSSDKSFTFLHALANYTRSPKTIRDQVVSILLAGRDTTAATLSWAFYELSHYPEAYSKLRAEILDKVGPTRAPTYDDLKNMPYLRHTINEVLRLYPAVPYNIRFALTDTTLPIGGGVNGDLPITILKGDAVAYSTYAMQRRADLYPPVSEKFADPAIFSPERWEVWSPKPWHYVPFNGGPRICIGQNFALAEMGYTIVRILQRYERIEYVGDWERQFHKSEIVGTPGMGVKLRLYEARKP